In Lysinibacillus sp. 2017, the DNA window AGGATGAACACTTTTTATTAAAAACAAAAACGGCTCAAAAATTGTTCCATGAATATGCAAAAGAGATGCCGATAATTGATTACCACTGTCATCTCTCTGCAAAAGAAATAGCTGAGAATAAGGCTTTTCAAGATCTTTCAGAAATTTGGTTACAGGGAGACCATTACAAATGGCGTGCTTTGAGAGCCAATGGTGTTGAAGAGCGCTTTATAACTGGAGATGCTACTGCAAAAGAAAAATTTGATAAATGGGCAGCTACAGTTCCTTATACTATGGGCAATCCGCTTTTTCACTGGACTGCTTTGGAGTTGGATAAATACTTTGGTATTGATAAAATTTTAACTCCAAATACAGCTGATGAAATATGGGAGCGATGCAATAATCAACTGAATACAAAACAATTTACATCAAGGGCACTAATAGAGAAATCTAATGTTCATGTAATATGTACAACGGATGACCCAATAGATGATTTACAGTATCACCGTTCTCTAAAAGAAGAAGGCTATCGAGTTAAGGTACTGCCAACTTTTAGACCAGATGGCGCTCTGGGAATTGAACTTGAAACTTTCTCACAATGGATTATCAATCTTATAACAGTTTCTGGCGTAAATATAATATCGTACAAGGATTTTTTAATTGCCCTTAAACAACGTATTCAATACTTTGATGAACTAGGATGCAAGCTTTCGGATCATGGTCTAGATGCTTCTTTCTATCATTTATTTTCGGCAGAGGAGATAGAGGTTATTTTCCAAAAAGGGCTAAAGAATGATGCTCTTACGGAAAAAGAAGTAATTCAGTTTAAAACTTCCACACTTATAGAACTCGGAAAAATGTATGCAGAAAAGGGCTGGGCAATGCAGCTTCATATAGGCGCCATTCGAAATAATAATAGAAGAATGTTAGAGTGTGTTGGACAAAATACAGGTTATGATTCTATTCATGATTTTACATATTCGGCAGATCTTTCTCAGTTTTTAGACGCCCTTGATTATACAAATGAGTTACCTAAGACGATTATCTACAACTTGAATCCAAGGGATAATTACATGATTGGTTCAATGATCGGTAATTTCCAAGGGGGAATCCCAGGAAAAATGCAGTTTGGGACAGCCTGGTGGTTTGGGGATCAACGAGATGGAATGGTTGAACAAATTAAAGTATTAGCAAATACAGGTTTACTAGCACGCTTTGTCGGTATGTTAACAGATTCACGTAGTTTTCTATCCTATACTCGACATGAATATTTCCGTAGAATCCTCTGTGATGTTATAGGAGAGTGGGTAGAAAATGGCGAGTTTCCAGCCGACTATGAGTTGTTAGGAAACATCATTAAGGATATTTGCTATTTTAATATTAAAAACTATTTATCTTTAGAAATATAAGGATTGTTAGGTGATATAAATGGAGATGGTTTTTAGGTGGTTTGGAGAAGGTAATGATCATGTACGATTAGAGCAAATTAAGCAAATTCCGGATGTAAAAGGGATAGTTTGGTCTCTTCATCATGAAGCAGCAGGAGAAAAATGGCCGTTAAATAAAATCAAGGAAGTTCAAGCGCAAGCACATGCACATAATCTCCATATTGAGGTAGTAGAAAGTGTTAATATTCATGAAGATATCAAGCTTGGACGCCCTTCTAGAGATCATTATATTCACAATTATAAAGAAACCATAAGAGAACTGGCTAAGGTTGGAGTGAAAGTGATTTGTTATAATTTTATGCCAGTATTTGATTGGATTCGAACGGATCTTTATAAGAAATTAGAAGATGGCTCTACTGCTTTATTTTTTGAAAAAAATATGATTGAGGGCAGTGATCCGAAGACGCTTGTGTCTACCGTTCTTAAAAGCAAAGGATTTACCCTACCTGGTTGGGAACCTGAACGTTTAGAACAACTGCAAGAGGTTTTGACTGCTTATGAAGAAGTAGATGAAGAAAAGCTTTGGTCTAATTTACAGTACTTTTTAGAAGAAGTAATACCGGTTGCGGAAGAGTGTGATATCAAACTTGCTATTCATCCGGATGATCCACCATGGTCTGTATTTGGTTTGCCAAGAATTGTAACGAATGAAGAAAATATAGGAAGAATAGTAAGCTTAGTAGATAGCCCCTCAAATGGAATTACTTTTTGTAGTGGTTCATTAGGTGCAAATCCTGCGAATGATTTACCAGCTATCATTAGAAAACATAGGAAACGAATTCACTTTGCACATGTACGAAACTTAAAAAGATATGAAAATGGTGATTTTATAGAAACTGCTCATAAGATGTCGTATGGATCTATCGATATGGTAGGAATCATGGAAGCATTTTATGATATCGGCTATACCGGCTATATCCGTCCAGATCATGGAAGAGATATATGGGGAGAAGTAGGTCGACCAGGATATGGTCTCTATGATAGGGCTTTAGGAGTAATGTATCTATTCGGCTTATGGGACGCTTTAAATAAGAGAGGTGAAAAACATTGAATTTGTATCCAAACTTAAAGGGAAAAGTTGCAGTTATAACAGGAGGAAGCGGTGTACTTTGTAGTGCTATGGCAAAGGAATTAGGTCGTCATGGAGTTAAAGTAGCAATCCTTAATCGTAATCTTGAAAATGGTGAAGCGATTGCTCAGGAAATTCGAGCAGCCGGTGGAGATGCACTTGCCTTATCTTGTGACGTTTTGGATAAGCAATCGATTATCGAAGCGAGAGAACAGGTACGTTCGGAGTTTGGTTCATGTGATATTTTATTAAATGGAGCGGGTGGAAATCATCCTAAAGGAATAACAACACACGAAACTTTTGATAAAAAACATTTGAGTGATGAAACAGTTAAAACTTTCTTTGATTTGACGAAAGAAGGGTTTGGTTTTGTATTTGATTTAAATATTATGGGTACTTTGCTGCCAACTCAAGTCTTTGCAGAAGAAATGATCGGGAAAGAACACGCCACAATTATCAATATGTCTTCTATGAGTGCACCATCTCCAATGACAAAGGTACCTGCCTATAGTGCTGCAAAAGCAGGAATTGAAAATCTTACGAAATGGTTAGCTGTCCACTTTGCAGATGCAGGTATTCGAGTAAATGCTATCGCACCTGGTTTCTTTTTAACAGAACAAAATAAAAGTCTACTTACTAATGAAGATGGTTCTTTAACGGAACGTGCACATAAAATTATCACGCATACACCTAAGAAACGATTTGGAAAACCTGAAGATTTGTTAGGGACGATGCTTTGGTTAGCGAATGAAGAGATGTCTGGGTTCGTAACAGGTATTACTGTACCTGTAGATGGTGGCTTCATGGCTTATTCGGGAGTTTAAGGGAGGGTTACTTCATTGGACGTAGTTACGATTGGCGAATCGATGGTCTTATTTACTCCAGAGACAGAAGGATCTATGATATATGCTCCTAAATTCGTTAAAACAATTGGAGGAGCAGAATCAAATGTAGCCATAGCTTTAGCAAGATTAGGACACGATGTAGGATGGATTTCTTTATTAGGACAGGATTACTTCGGCATCTATATCCGAAATACAATACGTGGAGAGGGTGTAGATACCTCTCAAGTAAAGTTTTTAAATGATTATCCAACAGCTGTATTCTTTAAAGAAAGAAAGGCTGAAGGGGAGCCAGCTGTTTTTTATTATCGTAAAGGTTCGGCTGCCTCTAACTTATCACCGAGCGATATAAATGAAGACTATATAGCTAAAGCAAAGTACCTCCATTTAACGGGTATCACGCCAGCATTAAGTGAATCTTGTTTAGAAACGATTCTTCATAGTATTGATGTGGCAAAAAAACACGGCGTCAAAGTAGTATTTGATCCGAATATTAGATTGAAGCTTTGGACAAAAGAACAAGCTACACCTGTTTTAAAGATTATTGCACAAAAAAGTGATATTTTCTTGCCAGGAATTGAAGAAGGAATGATGCTCAGCGGGGAAGAGAATCCTCAGAAAATAGCAGAATACTTTTTAAGTGGAGAAACATCAACGGTTGTTATTAAGCTCGGTGAAGCTGGAGCATACTATGCCAATAGTTCAAAATCAGGCCATGTAAAGGGAGAACGTTTAGAAAAAATTGTTGATCCAATAGGAGCTGGGGATGGATTTGCGGCTGGATTAATGTCAGGACTATTGCGTAATCTATCGTTAGAAGAATCTGTAGGTATGGCAAATCGGGTTGCATCTTTTGCGTTATTGGTTCCAGGAGATTCTGAAGGATACCCGTACGAGTTTCAAATTAATCCTGAATATAAACAAATTCAGCGATAGGAGAGTATATATGGATATAAAGAGTTGTACGATTATCCCTGTTTTAAGAAAAATTCCCTATCATGAAAGTACCTCTATAGTAGATGCGCTATATAAGGGTGGCATCAAAGCAATAGAAATAACAATGGAAACGCAGCACGCAGAGGAAATAATAAGAGAGACATTAGCAAGGTATGAAGGAAAAATGCTTGTTGGAGCGGGAACGGTCTTAACTGTAGAAGATGCTAAACGAGCTATTAAAGCTGGAGCACAATTTCTAGTGTCTCCTGCATTAGATATAGAAGTATTGAAGTTTGCAGTCAGCCAACAAGTGTTATTTATTCCAGGGGTGCTAACACCTTCAGAAATGTTAGAAGCCTCTAAAGTAGGTGCTAATATGATTAAACTTTTCCCAGCTTCTAGTGTAGGACCAAGTTTTATTAAAGATGTAAAAGGTCCACTTGGTCATATTGACATCATGACTACTGGTGGCATTACTAAAGAAACAGCACGTTCCTATTTGGATGCTGGAGCAACAGCAATCGGTGCTGGGAGTGCATTGTTAAAACAAGAGTATATTCAACGTAAAGACTGGGATGGCTTAGCGATGGAAGCACAAAGTTGGCTTGAAATAGTGAGTAAAAAGATAGGATAGCGTGATTTAAAATATTATGATTTACGCAAGCTTAAAACTTAAAACTTATGGCCTTTTCTGCTAGTACCAAATTCATAGCAGGGAAGGCCATTTTTTAAGACCAATTATAGCATTTGAATGGAAGCATATCCGAACAGTTGAGTGAATGGTATTATTACAAGGAAAAGGAAAATAAAAAGGGCGTGAAAACATGGCAAAGAATTTTAAAATAGAGGAACCATTTATTCCAACGAATTTAGAAAAAAGTCACTTTCAGGATGTTTATGCCGAGGAAGATCCATATTTGTCAAATTGCATCATCGAAAATGCTGTAATTGATGGTGAGCAGATTGATAGATTAGTTGTATCGAAGGTCATCTTTAAAAATGTAACTTTTCTAAATGTCGTCTTTAGAAAAATAGATTTAACCGATGTAATCTTTGAAAATTGTGATTTGTCCAATGCAAATTTTAACGAAGGAATCATACATCGCGTATCCTTTAGAAATTCAAAGCTATTAGGGGTAGATATAACCGAAGCTAATTTAGGAAATATTTCGATGATTTCTTGTAATGCAAGTTTCATAAATTTAGCAGAGACGAAGATGAAACAAATCCTTTTTGAAAACGCCTCTTTAAAAAATGCAAATTTTTATGACTGTACATGGAATAAAGTAAAAATGATTGATTGTGATTTGAACGAAGCAGATTTCACTTATACTTCTTTAAATGGCATAGATATAAGTACGTGCCGATTTGAAAGAATAACCGTTCCACTAGAAAGTCTCAAAGGCTGTGAAGTATCTTCAGAACAAGCAGTTGGTTTTGCCACGCTATTAGGGTTAGTAGTTAAATAAACTTTGCCGTCCTTTAGTATTTTTGGACGGCATTCGTTTTTATAAGGGCTTATAAATCTTCAAGACCATATTTGACGTTTGCTAAATTTTCGACTGATTTAATTGAAGTACAACTCCTTGTAATGATTCCTCCACCGCTATATTTATCTCTACGATTATCTTCTAAAGAATTCTCTGAAACGTTCTATATTTTCAATTTTACCGTGTCGGTCTATAACATCATTAGTTGCATTCGTGAAGATTGGAATTTTATCATTTGCGGAATTGGTAGTTTTTTCGATATTTTGACAAACTATTAAAAAAATAGTTAATAGCAGAGCAATTTCTTTCATAGATAACTATATTCCTCTTTTTTTCAATTATACGTAACTCTATATGGAAAGTTACTATCGCTCATTCAAAATTGATGTTTAAACGAAAGGGTATGCAATTATGAGAAAATATTCAATAAGAACGTTTGATTCAAAAGTAAATCAAAAATTAATTTCGTATCGCATGAATATCCTTTTTTTTGCAACTACGATTCTGTTTTCATTGTTAATTATCAGACTTGGCTATTTACAAATTATTAATGGGGAAGATTATGTGCGTTTGCTTGAGCGCACAGAAGAGGTAGAGATCAACACAAGCACGCCTCGTGGTAGGATTTTAGATCGATATGGTCGAATCTTAATTGATAACGAACCCGAAAATGTCATTACCTATACCAAAATGCAGACTACGACTCTAAAGGAAATGTTTAAAATTGCTACGGACTTAGCACGTTTAATTGACCAACCAACCAATAAAGTAACATATCATGATAAGCTCGATTACTGGATGTTTGTAAACGAAGAAGCAGCAAAAGAAAAAGTAACAGAAGAAGAAATACTTGAGTTTCGGAAGCAAAACCCAAAATTCAGCAAAAATGCAATTAGCCAAGAACATGATCGACGAGTACGTGAACGAATTACAGATAAAGAGTTAGCTACTTTAACCGATTTTGATTTAAATGTAATGGCAATTTACCGCGAAATGCTGACAGGTTATTTTTTATCACCCCAAATTATTAAAGGTGAAAACGTGACAATTGAAGAATTTGCCCGTGTTTCGGAACAGTTGAGCGAATTACCGGGAGTTAATGCGACAACCGATTGGAGACGTGTGCATGCATCTACATTATCAGTTTTAGGCCGTACTACAATCCCGAGTAAAGGTATTCCAAAGTCTCAGATAAATGCTTATTTAGCTCGTGGATACGCACGAAATGATCGAGTTGGAGAAAGTTATTTTGAATGGCAATATGAAGAACTTTTACAAGGACAAAAGGCAGTTGTAAAAAATATTACAAACAAACAAGGGCAAGTTAAGGATACGATTACCACTTTCGAGGGTGAACCAGGTAGGGATTTGGTAACGACAATAAATATTGAACTACAAAGAAAAGCGGAAGCAATCATTGAGGATAAACTGTTAAATTTAAAATCGCTTGGTCATTCGGAATTATTAGATCGTGCATTTTATGTCATGATGAACCCAAATACAGGTGAATTATTGTCCGTTGTAGGTAAGAAAATCGAAACGAATAAGGAAACAAATGAACATTATATGGCAGACTACTCTTACGGAACATTTTCAACAGCGTATGAAGCAGGCTCAAGTATAAAGGGTGCAACGGTGTTAATGGGCTATAACGAAGACGTTATTACTCCTGGAACAGTGATGTTAGATGCACCGATGCAGATTGGTGAGTTAACGTTAAATTCTTTATTTAATAAACATGGAAGTGAAATGATTGATGATTTAAAAGCGTTAGAAAAATCTTCAAATGTATATATGTTCAAAATTGCGATGGCGATTGGCGGAAGAACTTATGCACCTGGAATGCGCTTTAGTCTAGCTAAAGGAACACTTACTAAAATGCGGAATGAATATGCACAATTCGGACTTGGCGTTCCAACAGGAATCGATTTGCCAGGTGAAGCTGCAGGCTATCAAGCAAACCCAGATCGAGATGTTAAATTATTAAATTTAGCGATTGGACAGTTTGATACGTATACGCCAATGCAACTAGTACAGTATATTTCGACGATAGCGAATGGGGGCTATCGGATCCAGCCCCGTATATTAAAGGAAATACGAAAACCTTCAAATGATGGCGAAATTTTAGGGCCACTAGTATTAGAAGTTCCCCCAACCATTTTAAATCGCATTGCAAATACAGAGGAAGAAATTGATCATGTCAAAGAAGGCTTACGCCGTGTTTACTTTGGTTCACAAGGTTCAGCAAGAAAAGTCTTTGGAGATGCTGCCTATACTGCGGCAGGTAAGACAGGGACAGCCCAAGTAGTATATTACGGCCCTCAACATGATAAATACGGAACCGAAACAATTAATATTGTACACGTCGGTTTTGCACCATTTGAAAATCCAGAAGTGGCTTATGCAGTAATCTTTCCATGGGCTACGACAAATTTCGATGTGTCACTTCCTCATGGAAATCAAGCGGCTAGGGAAATATTAGATATTTATTTTGAACTGAAAGATCAATACCAAAATGAAAATATTTCAACAAACAAAGTACAGCTACCTATGACTACATTTTCTGAAAAAGTAACAGAAGAAAATGAAGAGTCGGAATGAAATAATGAGGGTGCGTTTTAAAAGCAAAAACAAGAATAACCCCGTTCGAATTTAGGACGGGGTTCACTATACTAAAAAATAACAATAAATCGTTTGAAAATCTAAGTTTTATTGAATAACTGCGCCCAAATCCTGCTTTCAATAACACTATGTCCTATAACAAAGACGCTTACCTGGTTTTCCAAGAAAGCACCCGATTGTGGAAAATCATTTTTCAACTAAAGCAGTCGATATTTCAATAGTTTGCCTGTTAAAAATGCTTAGCATGAGTGTGAAACCTGCAACAATTTCAATAAAACCCGAAGCAAGAACTTTTACAAACCAAATTCCGCCTAATGGAACATTTATGGATGTAACAACAGAAATTGGAATAATAAGCGAAAAGAGAATACAAGGTAAGAATACACAAATTAGTAAAGGTAGGTTAATTTGAAAAGTCCATTTCTTAATGCAAATTAATGATAAATAGATCCCCCAAATAAAATGAATAAGAAAATTAGCCCAAAATTTAGGTGATATATTAAAACTGGAAGCTGAGAATGAATCTATTTGTTTATCAATATCAAAACTTATGATTGTTAATAACAATAGACCAACAACCCAGGCTAACTTCCATAAATACGGTATTAATTTCTTCATGAACAGTCCCCCTTCATTTTTCAATTTATAAATAAACTTTCTGTTTCCTTATGCCAATCCTTCTACAACTAACCTGACCATTTAGTTTAAGTATTTCTTCACAAAGTCATCTTGATTTTAACATAAATATCCAGCTCATTAAAATGTAATTAAACACCGGAAGAGCTAAACGATTTTACAAAAGTAACGGAAGAAAATTTGGGACAGGCAAATGGATATGTGTAATTTTTTATGCATTGAGTAAAAAACATGTATGCGATTCAGCATGATGATGCGTTAACGGCTATTAACCAGCAAAAAGCAAACCGTATTTTAATTTTTGAAAGTCATCAGTAAAATATTTTTCTAATAAAATGAATCTTTTTCCTATGCTCATTCGTTAATATACTATTTCATACATAGTAGGGAGAGAGATTTCATGAAAAAGGGATTATTTATTAGCGTCATTTTATGCGCGACTATTGTATTATCTGGTTGTAACTGGCTTGAGATGAAGTTCGGTAATATTAAAGAACAATTCGTTGGGCGTGAGTTAACGATTCAAACATATGACGAAAACAGTCAGTTAATTGATCGCGTACAAGGGAAAAGTGTTAGTATTGAAGCGGATGACAAGTTTAGTTTAAAGGACAAGGAAGGCAATACGGTTGAAAAATCTTCTGTCTTAAATATTACGGTCGGTGGTAAACAAATGTTGCATGTCGGGAGTAGTCTAATAGCGTATGAGGATGGCTTAGAGGATTTATTTGATATTTATTCACAGCAAGTCGATTTGTCGAATTTTGATCGATCGGTACCATTTATCAATCGCATGGTGAATGATTTATCGAATTACACAACAGGGAAGGATAAGGTCGTGTTAGTTCGTTCGCAATCTGGACAACCATTAGCTACATTTGCCGGTAAAGATGTTAGCTATTATGCGACAGAAATGGACAAATCTACAGGTCTATTAATTGACGGACACTATTTATTCATTTACCGCTGTGATTATACAATTTATGATATGAGCTTATTAGCAGGTTCTTGAAATTCAAATATAACTTCGAATCATGCTACAATAGGGTAAAAATGTTTTAAAGGGGTAGTAAGCATGATTCAATTAATCGTCGTTATCGCCATTTGCGCGGTCGTTGTAATTTGGAAAAAGCGTCCAGTACAAGGCATTAAAACGATTACAACCGATGAACTACAGACGATGTTGCGTGATAACGATAAAATTTTCATCGACGTTCGTAGCGCACGTGATTTTAATAAAATGCATGTCTCACCATTTATTAATGATCCAAGTGGTAAGGGCATTGCAGTGCTACCAAAAGATAAAGAGATTGTCGTGATGTGTCGTTCTGGAATCCGTTCACTTGATACGTGTAAAGAGCTGAAAAAACTTGGCTACCCACGCATTACAAATGTTAAAGGTGGCATTAGTTCGTATCAACAGCGCGGCGACATTTAATAAAAACCGGGTTAAAAAAATGAGGTAAGTGCTTTGCAAAAAGTCGAGAATATTTATTTAGAAGCAGGAAATAATGCCGTACTTCTATTACATAGTTTTACGAGTAATGCCAAAGAAATGCGTCATTTAGCAACTGCATTTCACGAAGCGGGGTATACATGTTCTGCACCGAATTTAGCAGGTCATGGGACTAGCCCAGAAAAATTGTTTGCTTCTTCGATGGAAGATGTGTGGCAAGGGGCAAAGGAAGCGTTCGAACAATTAATGGAAAAAGGGCATGAGGAAATAGTTGTAGTAGGTCAGTCTCTTGGGGGCGTATTGGGAATCCGTTTAGCCAATACTTTCGAAGCGTGTAAAGCTTTATGTATTATATCTTCACCTGTTATTGAGCGACCTATAGAGGGCTTAGAAAAACGTGTTGAGCATTTTTCTAAGCGTTATTTTTTAAATAAAGGGACATCAGAGGACGAATTACAGGTGTTTTTAGGAAAACATTTCCCACGGCCACCTGAAAAATTAATCGCGCTCCAACAATTTATTGTAAGAACAGGTTTGATGCTACCACAACTAAAACAGCCGCTCTATTTAGCAAAGGGCGCACTTGATGATATCGTATTTATGGAAAGCATTGATTTGATTGAAAAAACCGTACAGAGTGAAATCGTCATAAAGAAATTATACGAAAATAGCGGACATCTCATTACATTAGGAAAAGAACGTGAGGAATTAGCGGAAGATTTAATAGCATTTATTCAATCGACTTCATAAAAAATCACCATCCACATTAAAGTGAGATGGTGATTTTCGTATTATTCTTCGTCTTCTTTATTGAACCAAAGCGGATCTTGGTCATCAACATCGCCATTGTAATTAATGAAAATTTCTTCACCAGCTGCAATATCTTTATAGGCAAAGAAATCGAATGTATTATTTTCAAAGTTAATTTCATATGTTGCGTTGGGCTCATAAGAATGGTTAAATAACATACCATAGCCTAATAGAATGCATGAGCGTCCGATACCATATTCAAATGCATAATCAGCAAGGGCCGTTTTTTCAATGTGCTCATGCTCTTCATTTGGATAGACTAATACAGGTGCTTCATGGAATAACGTGCCTTTTGAAATCGCGGTTTTTGCAAAAACGCCGCGGTTATATTCTCCATCACTAATGGGAGATGTTTTTACTTCAATCATGTTTGTTCTCCTACTCACTTTTAAGATTCTGTCTTACTGTACCATGTATCGCACGACAACGCGTGGATTATTTCATATTTTTTATGAATTATTTTTAAAGAAGGGGCTGATTATATGCTAAAACTGCAATTTGAACATTCTTGGAATAAAGCAATTAGTATGAAGGATCGTAAAGAAATCGAACAACTATTCCAAAACACTTTCGAATTTAAAAATAGTAACATCATCTGTCATAGTATTCGTCAAGCCATCAATCACAAAAACCAAATGTTAATCACCGTACTTATCCATAATTTCACCGACGGAGACATAGCATTTGATAATCGTGAAGTATATTGTTTGCTTGAAGAGGGCAGTGTCTCACAAAAGTTCACCATTCCCGCATTAACAATCCCTAGTCAGACAAGCATGCCATGGACATTTATATTTGAGGATAGTGCTGAATTTTTATTTACAGAATTACTTGGGGTGAAAATTGACGAATAATGAGAAAGACTTCGCGAACGTAAACGAAGTCTTTTTTTATTCCAGTTTAATTACGTCAAAATAGTTTTGTATGTATAATATGCCATGCTTTATGATTAAAATAATCGATATAGGTAAAGTTAAGCTTGTAAATGAATCAAGTTCTTAGTAGCTTGTAAAAGGAGAATGAAACTTGAAATACAAAAAGGTAACAATTGCAGGTAGTGGCGTACTAGGAAGTCAAATCGCCTTCCAATCAGCATTCCACGGCTTTGAAGTAAGCGTCTATGATATTAATGATGGGGCAATTGAAGCAGCAAAATCTCGTCTGGGAAATTTAGAGGGCATATACGGTACGTACTTTAATGACGTAGCACGCGCGGAGAAAGCATTCGCAAGTTTAAATTATTATACTGTTTTAGCTGAAGCGGTT includes these proteins:
- a CDS encoding carboxylesterase, with product MQKVENIYLEAGNNAVLLLHSFTSNAKEMRHLATAFHEAGYTCSAPNLAGHGTSPEKLFASSMEDVWQGAKEAFEQLMEKGHEEIVVVGQSLGGVLGIRLANTFEACKALCIISSPVIERPIEGLEKRVEHFSKRYFLNKGTSEDELQVFLGKHFPRPPEKLIALQQFIVRTGLMLPQLKQPLYLAKGALDDIVFMESIDLIEKTVQSEIVIKKLYENSGHLITLGKEREELAEDLIAFIQSTS
- a CDS encoding SET domain-containing protein, translated to MIEVKTSPISDGEYNRGVFAKTAISKGTLFHEAPVLVYPNEEHEHIEKTALADYAFEYGIGRSCILLGYGMLFNHSYEPNATYEINFENNTFDFFAYKDIAAGEEIFINYNGDVDDQDPLWFNKEDEE
- a CDS encoding SLAP domain-containing protein, with translation MLKLQFEHSWNKAISMKDRKEIEQLFQNTFEFKNSNIICHSIRQAINHKNQMLITVLIHNFTDGDIAFDNREVYCLLEEGSVSQKFTIPALTIPSQTSMPWTFIFEDSAEFLFTELLGVKIDE